A window of the Deltaproteobacteria bacterium genome harbors these coding sequences:
- a CDS encoding winged helix-turn-helix transcriptional regulator has translation MSPDRLNVTFAALADPTRRAILARLSSGETSVTELAKPFEMSLPAISKHLKVLERAGLIARGREAQWRPCRLKAGPLKQAVDWLEHYRRFWEQSFDRLDDVLRESQRKERKHGRKN, from the coding sequence ATGTCGCCCGATCGACTCAACGTCACCTTCGCGGCCCTGGCCGATCCCACCCGGCGCGCGATCCTTGCTCGGCTCAGCTCGGGTGAAACCTCGGTCACGGAGCTGGCCAAGCCCTTCGAGATGAGCCTTCCCGCCATCTCCAAGCACCTCAAGGTGCTGGAGCGCGCCGGCCTGATCGCGCGCGGCCGCGAGGCCCAGTGGCGACCTTGCCGGCTCAAGGCGGGTCCGCTCAAGCAGGCTGTGGACTGGCTCGAGCACTACCGACGCTTCTGGGAGCAGAGCTTCGATCGCTTGGACGACGTTCTGCGCGAGTCGCAGAGGAAGGAGAGGAAGCATGGCCGCAAGAACTAG
- a CDS encoding SRPBCC domain-containing protein yields the protein MAARTSAATESAERELVLTRVFDAPRRLVFKAWTEPERVVRWWGPQGFTMPSCTMDVRPGGAFRFCMRSPEGTDHWLRGVYREIVEPERLVLTWAWEDAEGKPGHETLVTVTFAERGAKTTLTLHQAVFESVTARDAHRGGWTSCLDRLAAYVASLRREG from the coding sequence ATGGCCGCAAGAACTAGTGCCGCCACGGAATCGGCGGAGCGGGAGCTCGTCCTCACGCGCGTCTTCGATGCGCCACGCCGTCTCGTCTTCAAGGCCTGGACCGAGCCCGAGCGCGTGGTGCGCTGGTGGGGCCCACAAGGCTTCACGATGCCTTCATGCACGATGGACGTTCGTCCGGGCGGTGCCTTTCGCTTCTGCATGCGCTCGCCCGAGGGCACCGACCATTGGCTGCGGGGCGTCTATCGCGAGATCGTGGAGCCGGAGCGGCTCGTGCTCACCTGGGCCTGGGAGGATGCGGAGGGCAAGCCCGGCCACGAAACGCTGGTGACGGTGACCTTCGCCGAACGCGGCGCGAAGACGACGCTCACCCTGCATCAGGCCGTCTTCGAGAGCGTCACGGCGCGCGACGCGCATCGGGGCGGCTGGACCAGCTGCCTGGACCGTCTTGCCGCATACGTGGCGAGTCTGAGGAGGGAGGGATGA
- a CDS encoding MoaD/ThiS family protein: MIRVVLPAHLRKLAHVDREVKLDVEGPVTQRSVLDALEASYPMLRGTIRDHVTQRRRPFVRFFACEEDLSNEAPDAPLPDTVATGAEPFLVVGAMAGG; the protein is encoded by the coding sequence ATGATCCGCGTCGTGCTCCCGGCACATCTGCGGAAGCTGGCGCACGTCGACCGCGAGGTGAAGCTCGACGTCGAGGGGCCGGTCACGCAGCGCTCGGTCCTGGACGCGCTCGAGGCCTCCTATCCGATGCTGCGCGGGACGATCCGCGACCACGTCACGCAACGGCGCCGGCCGTTCGTGAGGTTCTTCGCCTGCGAGGAGGATCTGTCCAACGAGGCGCCGGACGCCCCGCTGCCCGATACGGTCGCGACCGGGGCCGAGCCCTTCCTGGTGGTGGGGGCCATGGCGGGCGGTTAG